One segment of Anguilla anguilla isolate fAngAng1 chromosome 1, fAngAng1.pri, whole genome shotgun sequence DNA contains the following:
- the LOC118220177 gene encoding G-protein coupled receptor 176-like isoform X1, translating to MEEDNVVTEAFITAHASGVVTPENHILELRNMSTPLTHWDNISVKEIFPLERHFYSQDRTYRDFTTAIQVLIFIGSLLGNTMVLWSTCRTSVFKSVTNCFIRNLACSGICASLVCVPFDIVLNASPHCCWWAYTLLFCKVIKFLHKLFSSVIILSFTAIALDRYYSVLYPLERKISDSKSRDLLIYIWVHAVVASVPVFAVTNVTDIYATALCTEPQSPSLGHLVYVVAYNASTVVLPLSVVFVLMVLIRRALSASQKKKVIIAALRTPQNSISIPYVSQREAELHAMLLSMVLTFLVCSVPYATLVVYRLAMDAPELSTFLLLTAVWLPKVSLLANPLLFLTVNRSVRKCLLGTLAQLHRRYSRRNAVRAGGLVEVVGEPGVRSGSQLLEMFNIGQQQIFQATEEDEENEVRSVASGDFQHSELEQAPPPSGLGLRPSQPQAGAGGPGAGGAVPKCSPLHGCAESSSQVAPAMPLEGEEGGDKYTTQMGFGPFELPPQWLSETRNSKKRLLPPLGNTPEELIQTKQPKIRTTERRISRNNKVSIFPIVDP from the exons ATGGAAGAAGATAATGTTGTAACTGAGGCCTTCATCACTGCTCATGCAAGTGGAGTAGTCACACCAGAAAACCATATCCTTGAGCTCCGAAACATGTCAACTCCCTTGACCCACTGGGATAACATAAGTGTAAAGGAGATCTTCCCTTTGGAGAGACACTTCTACAGCCAGGACAGAACGTACAGGGACTTCACCACCGCCATTCAGGTGCTTATCTTTATCGGCTCTCTATTGG GTAACACCATGGTGCTGTGGTCCACATGCCGCACTTCTGTCTTCAAGTCTGTGACCAACTGCTTCATCAGGAACTTAGCTTGCTCTGGCATCTGTGCCagcctggtgtgtgtgccctttgACATTGTGCTGAATGCCAGCCCACACTGCTGCTGGTGGGCCTACACCTTGCTCTTCTGCAAGGTCATCAAGTTCCTCCATAAGCTGTTCAGCTCCGTCATCATCCTCAGCTTCACGGCCATAGCCCTGGACAG GTACTACTCAGTTTTGTATCCACTAGAGAGGAAAATCTCGGACTCCAAATCCCGAGACTTGCTCATCTACATCTGGGTCCATGCTGTTGTGGCCAGTGTGCCCGTGTTTGCCGTGACCAACGTGACAGACATCTACGCCACAGCCCTGTGTACGGAGCCCCAGAGCCCTTCTCTGGGCCACCTGGTCTATGTGGTGGCCTACAACGCCAGCACAGTGGTCCTGCCGCTGAGTGTGGTCTTCGTCCTCATGGTGCTGATCCGCAGGGCCCTGAGCGCCAGTCAGAAGAAGAAGGTGATCATCGCCGCCCTGCGCACGCCCCAGAACAGCATCTCCATCCCCTACGTTTCTCAGCGCGAGGCGGAGCTGCATGCCatgctgctgtccatggtgctgactTTCCTGGTCTGCAGCGTGCCCTACGCCACGCTGGTGGTCTACCGATTGGCGATGGACGCCCCCGAGCTCTCGACGTTCCTTTTGCTCACCGCAGTCTGGCTGCCCAAAGTCTCTCTGCTTGCCAacccactgctcttcctcaccgTCAACAGGTCGGTGCGCAAGTGCCTGCTGGGCACCCTGGCCCAACTGCACCGGCGCTACAGCCGGCGCAACGCGGTGAGGGCCGGCGgcctggtggaggtggtgggcgAGCCGGGCGTGCGCTCGGGCAGCCAGCTCCTGGAGATGTTCAACATCGGGCAGCAGCAGATCTTCCAGGCCACCGAAGAGGACGAGGAGAATGAGGTGCGCTCCGTGGCGTCCGGGGACTTTCAGCACAGTGAGCTGGagcaagcccctcccccctcgggCCTCGGGCTCAGGCCTTCGCAGCCGCAGGCGGGCGCCGGTGGGCCGGGTGCCGGGGGCGCGGTCCCCAAGTGCTCCCCGCTGCACGGCTGCGCAGAATCCTCCTCCCAGGTGGCTCCAGCCATGCCCTTGGAAGGGGAAGAGGGCGGCGACAAGTACACCACGCAGATGGGCTTCGGGCCCTTTGAGCTGCCCCCGCAGTGGCTCTCAGAGACCAGGAACAGCAAGAAGAGGCTCCTCCCCCCGCTGGGGAACACTCCCGAGGAGCTCATCCAGACCAAGCAGCCCAAGATCCGCACCACAGAGAGACGTATCAGCAGAAACAACAAAGTCAGTATATTCCCCATAGTGGACCCATGA
- the LOC118220177 gene encoding G-protein coupled receptor 176-like isoform X2 → MVLWSTCRTSVFKSVTNCFIRNLACSGICASLVCVPFDIVLNASPHCCWWAYTLLFCKVIKFLHKLFSSVIILSFTAIALDRYYSVLYPLERKISDSKSRDLLIYIWVHAVVASVPVFAVTNVTDIYATALCTEPQSPSLGHLVYVVAYNASTVVLPLSVVFVLMVLIRRALSASQKKKVIIAALRTPQNSISIPYVSQREAELHAMLLSMVLTFLVCSVPYATLVVYRLAMDAPELSTFLLLTAVWLPKVSLLANPLLFLTVNRSVRKCLLGTLAQLHRRYSRRNAVRAGGLVEVVGEPGVRSGSQLLEMFNIGQQQIFQATEEDEENEVRSVASGDFQHSELEQAPPPSGLGLRPSQPQAGAGGPGAGGAVPKCSPLHGCAESSSQVAPAMPLEGEEGGDKYTTQMGFGPFELPPQWLSETRNSKKRLLPPLGNTPEELIQTKQPKIRTTERRISRNNKVSIFPIVDP, encoded by the exons ATGGTGCTGTGGTCCACATGCCGCACTTCTGTCTTCAAGTCTGTGACCAACTGCTTCATCAGGAACTTAGCTTGCTCTGGCATCTGTGCCagcctggtgtgtgtgccctttgACATTGTGCTGAATGCCAGCCCACACTGCTGCTGGTGGGCCTACACCTTGCTCTTCTGCAAGGTCATCAAGTTCCTCCATAAGCTGTTCAGCTCCGTCATCATCCTCAGCTTCACGGCCATAGCCCTGGACAG GTACTACTCAGTTTTGTATCCACTAGAGAGGAAAATCTCGGACTCCAAATCCCGAGACTTGCTCATCTACATCTGGGTCCATGCTGTTGTGGCCAGTGTGCCCGTGTTTGCCGTGACCAACGTGACAGACATCTACGCCACAGCCCTGTGTACGGAGCCCCAGAGCCCTTCTCTGGGCCACCTGGTCTATGTGGTGGCCTACAACGCCAGCACAGTGGTCCTGCCGCTGAGTGTGGTCTTCGTCCTCATGGTGCTGATCCGCAGGGCCCTGAGCGCCAGTCAGAAGAAGAAGGTGATCATCGCCGCCCTGCGCACGCCCCAGAACAGCATCTCCATCCCCTACGTTTCTCAGCGCGAGGCGGAGCTGCATGCCatgctgctgtccatggtgctgactTTCCTGGTCTGCAGCGTGCCCTACGCCACGCTGGTGGTCTACCGATTGGCGATGGACGCCCCCGAGCTCTCGACGTTCCTTTTGCTCACCGCAGTCTGGCTGCCCAAAGTCTCTCTGCTTGCCAacccactgctcttcctcaccgTCAACAGGTCGGTGCGCAAGTGCCTGCTGGGCACCCTGGCCCAACTGCACCGGCGCTACAGCCGGCGCAACGCGGTGAGGGCCGGCGgcctggtggaggtggtgggcgAGCCGGGCGTGCGCTCGGGCAGCCAGCTCCTGGAGATGTTCAACATCGGGCAGCAGCAGATCTTCCAGGCCACCGAAGAGGACGAGGAGAATGAGGTGCGCTCCGTGGCGTCCGGGGACTTTCAGCACAGTGAGCTGGagcaagcccctcccccctcgggCCTCGGGCTCAGGCCTTCGCAGCCGCAGGCGGGCGCCGGTGGGCCGGGTGCCGGGGGCGCGGTCCCCAAGTGCTCCCCGCTGCACGGCTGCGCAGAATCCTCCTCCCAGGTGGCTCCAGCCATGCCCTTGGAAGGGGAAGAGGGCGGCGACAAGTACACCACGCAGATGGGCTTCGGGCCCTTTGAGCTGCCCCCGCAGTGGCTCTCAGAGACCAGGAACAGCAAGAAGAGGCTCCTCCCCCCGCTGGGGAACACTCCCGAGGAGCTCATCCAGACCAAGCAGCCCAAGATCCGCACCACAGAGAGACGTATCAGCAGAAACAACAAAGTCAGTATATTCCCCATAGTGGACCCATGA